The proteins below come from a single Eucalyptus grandis isolate ANBG69807.140 chromosome 3, ASM1654582v1, whole genome shotgun sequence genomic window:
- the LOC104436353 gene encoding LOW QUALITY PROTEIN: uncharacterized protein LOC104436353 (The sequence of the model RefSeq protein was modified relative to this genomic sequence to represent the inferred CDS: inserted 1 base in 1 codon), translating to MSRLLQDGRGVDEIEPPGFSIGAARPSIFDSPELDSTSASSSIGKNSDDDTGNRSSGGDDGEENEVQSSYKGPLEMMDALEEVLPMSRGISKFYDGKSKSFTSLADASASSSVKEIAKPENPLTXRRRNIFASSHMLDRGRNFPLRSYTAGITKRRPLTSSNSALVLKVNAMCSSESFSSASEDSSTSSASRSPPQLPPLHPRRRGSHNQIASPPQNSSWRSYSLADLQQCSSPPRPVLSDSMTEKADPEDLARDL from the exons ATGTCGCGCCTGCTGCAGGATGGGCGAGGGGTGGACGAAATCGAGCCGCCCGGGTTCTCGATCGGCGCCGCCAGGCCCTCGATCTTCGATTCGCCGGAGCTGGACTCCACGTCGGCGTCGTCCTCGATCGGGAAGAACAGCGACGACGACACCGGGAACCGGTCGTCGGGAGGGGACGACGGCGAGGAGAACGAGGTGCAGAGCTCGTACAAGGGGCCGCTGGAGATGATGGACGCGTTGGAGGAGGTCCTGCCTATGAG CAGGGGCATATCGAAGTTCTATGATGGCAAGTCGAAATCTTTCACGAGTTTAGCAGatgcttctgcttcttcatcTGTTAAAGAGATCGCAAAACCGGAAAATCCTCTCA AAAGGCGCAGAAATATATTCGCATCCAGTCACATGTTGGACAGAGGCCGCAATTTCCCCCTGAGAAGCTACACAGCGGGGATAACTAAGAGAAGACCGCTCACCTCGAGCAACAGTGCATTGGTCTTGAAGGTTAATGCTATGTGCAGCTCGGAGAGTTTTAGTTCCGCGAGTGAAGACTCTAGTACAAGCTCAGCATCACGGTCTCCTCCTCAGCTTCCGCCTCTTCATCCACGTAGAAGGGGTTCTCATAACCAGATAGCCTCTCCTCCACAGAATTCGTCTTGGCGGTCATACTCCTTGGCTGATCTGCAGCAGTGTTCGAGCCCGCCAAGGCCGGTCCTTTCTGACTCAATGACTGAAAAAGCTGACCCTGAGGATTTAGCTAGAGATCTGTAG